The Candidatus Phaeomarinobacter ectocarpi genome includes a region encoding these proteins:
- the rpmF gene encoding 50S ribosomal protein L32 produces MAVPKSRVTKARRGWRRSHHALGQPAYVENPDSGELHRPHHIDLKSGMYRGRQVLEPKDDA; encoded by the coding sequence ATGGCGGTTCCCAAAAGTAGAGTAACAAAGGCTCGTCGCGGCTGGCGTCGGAGCCATCACGCCCTTGGGCAGCCGGCTTATGTGGAAAACCCGGATTCCGGTGAACTTCACCGTCCGCACCACATTGACCTGAAGAGCGGCATGTATCGCGGCCGTCAGGTTCTGGAGCCAAAAGACGACGCATAA
- a CDS encoding glycosyltransferase family 4 protein, producing MAADIPAPSQSAPAPSGPRLLLAANQLDSFFNHRLPIAKAAQTEGWDVHVAINEADQAREMDTNGFTFHPWPLARSFASPARELETLTSLNRLVRALKPDIVHAFTLKPALYAALVSRWQKQATVMSVTGVGSFFLGQGTKEQAIRIALTTALRAALGSKRQMAIVQNPDDQALVTTRFGVPAAWTRLIPGSGVDLVQFSPTQTPAPPPVQIVLAARMLADKGVREFVDAARQLSGEGLNARFVLAGGLDPANRSAITETELNSWQAEGSVSWLGQVEDMAALYRDSHIACLPSYREGLPKALLEAAACGLPCVTTDVPGCRDAIIAGETGLLAPVRDANGLADALRRLITDAALRKKMGTAGRAFISKGHSNEAIASAVLETYALLGARA from the coding sequence TTGGCTGCTGATATCCCAGCGCCCTCCCAATCGGCCCCTGCCCCGTCCGGCCCGCGCCTGCTGTTGGCCGCCAATCAACTGGACTCGTTCTTCAACCATCGTCTTCCCATAGCCAAAGCCGCCCAGACCGAAGGCTGGGACGTGCATGTGGCCATCAACGAGGCCGATCAGGCCCGGGAAATGGACACCAACGGCTTCACCTTCCACCCCTGGCCCCTCGCCAGAAGTTTCGCGTCGCCCGCCCGTGAACTGGAAACCCTGACCAGCCTTAACCGACTGGTCCGAGCCCTGAAACCCGATATTGTTCACGCCTTTACCCTGAAACCAGCCCTCTATGCAGCTCTTGTTTCCCGGTGGCAGAAACAGGCCACCGTGATGTCCGTGACCGGCGTCGGCTCCTTCTTTCTGGGACAGGGCACCAAAGAGCAGGCTATTCGCATCGCGCTCACTACCGCCCTGAGAGCGGCCCTTGGCAGCAAGCGGCAAATGGCCATCGTCCAGAACCCGGATGATCAGGCCCTCGTCACGACCCGTTTTGGCGTCCCCGCCGCATGGACCCGCCTCATTCCCGGCTCCGGGGTCGACCTTGTGCAGTTCTCACCCACACAAACGCCTGCCCCACCGCCCGTGCAGATCGTCCTGGCCGCCCGCATGCTGGCCGACAAGGGCGTGCGCGAATTTGTGGATGCGGCCCGGCAGCTCTCAGGCGAAGGACTGAACGCACGATTCGTGCTTGCAGGTGGCCTGGACCCTGCCAACCGGTCCGCCATCACGGAGACCGAGCTGAATAGCTGGCAGGCAGAGGGGTCTGTGTCGTGGCTCGGCCAGGTGGAGGACATGGCTGCTCTTTATCGTGATAGCCATATCGCCTGCCTGCCGTCCTATCGCGAAGGCCTGCCAAAGGCGCTACTGGAGGCGGCAGCCTGTGGCCTGCCCTGTGTCACCACCGATGTACCTGGCTGCCGCGACGCTATTATCGCTGGTGAAACCGGACTACTGGCGCCGGTGCGCGATGCAAACGGACTGGCAGACGCGCTTCGACGCCTCATCACCGATGCAGCCTTGCGGAAAAAGATGGGCACTGCCGGTCGCGCCTTCATTTCCAAAGGGCATTCCAACGAGGCCATCGCCTCGGCCGTGCTGGAAACCTATGCGCTGCTCGGCGCACGCGCCTGA
- a CDS encoding DegT/DnrJ/EryC1/StrS family aminotransferase: protein MSDPIAFIDLGAQQARIRDKVDVAIAKVLDHGMYINGPEILELEAQLGTFSGSEHVIGCASGTDALGLVLMARGLRPGDAVFVPAFTFIATGEAVAWLGATPVFVDVDPKTFNMDPRHLEASIATAREQGLKPACVIAVDLFGQPADYPALKDICDAEGLFLLADAAQSYGGALADKRVGSLGDAATTSFFPAKPLGCYGDGGAIFTDDADMADHIRSLRNHGAGADRYDNVRIGMNGRLDTIQAAILLEKLAIFEEELVSRQRIAERYNATLEDVATVPFVGNAAKSAWAQYTLRVADRDAVRARCQDAGIPTQVYYPIPLHKQTAYKHYPTGPGGLPVCDALAADVLSLPMHPYLDEATQDRIIESVRTAIAG, encoded by the coding sequence ATGAGTGACCCGATTGCCTTTATTGACCTTGGTGCCCAGCAGGCCCGCATTCGCGACAAGGTAGATGTCGCCATTGCCAAGGTTCTGGACCATGGGATGTACATCAACGGGCCGGAAATCCTCGAACTTGAGGCGCAGCTGGGCACATTCAGCGGGTCTGAGCACGTCATCGGGTGTGCCAGTGGTACCGATGCCCTTGGGCTGGTGCTGATGGCGCGCGGACTGCGGCCGGGAGATGCGGTCTTCGTGCCCGCCTTTACCTTCATTGCGACAGGGGAAGCAGTTGCGTGGCTGGGGGCAACGCCGGTGTTTGTGGATGTGGACCCGAAGACCTTCAACATGGACCCTCGACATCTTGAAGCCTCGATAGCGACTGCCAGGGAACAGGGCCTGAAACCTGCCTGTGTGATTGCGGTGGATCTGTTTGGTCAGCCTGCGGACTACCCGGCGCTCAAGGACATCTGTGATGCCGAAGGCCTGTTCCTGCTGGCGGATGCGGCCCAGAGCTACGGCGGAGCGCTGGCGGACAAACGGGTGGGGTCTCTTGGGGACGCGGCAACGACCAGCTTTTTTCCGGCCAAGCCGCTTGGTTGCTACGGCGATGGGGGTGCGATCTTTACGGATGATGCCGATATGGCGGATCACATTCGGTCACTGCGCAACCATGGGGCGGGCGCCGACCGGTACGACAATGTGCGCATCGGCATGAATGGCCGCCTTGATACGATCCAGGCGGCAATCCTGCTTGAGAAACTGGCGATCTTCGAAGAGGAGCTTGTGTCACGGCAGCGGATTGCCGAGCGATACAATGCAACGCTTGAAGACGTTGCAACAGTTCCCTTTGTGGGCAATGCGGCCAAGTCAGCCTGGGCGCAATACACGCTTCGGGTCGCGGACCGCGATGCGGTGCGGGCGCGATGTCAGGATGCTGGCATTCCCACTCAGGTCTATTACCCGATCCCGCTGCACAAACAGACAGCCTACAAGCACTACCCGACCGGTCCCGGCGGGCTACCGGTATGTGATGCGCTGGCGGCCGATGTTCTGAGCCTGCCCATGCATCCGTATCTGGATGAAGCGACGCAGGACCGGATCATCGAGAGCGTGCGGACAGCGATTGCCGGTTAA
- a CDS encoding nucleotide sugar dehydrogenase: MAKPAELPAEISGLRPAVIGIGYVGLPVAVAFGHARPTIAFDVNPKRVADLTAGHDETREVEPDELAAASQLTFASNPDDLASANFFIVTVPTPIDAFKRPDLSYLERASETVGKVLKRGDIVVYESTVFPGATEEHCVPVLEKVSGLKFNEDFYCGYSPERINPGDKKHRLADIQKVTSGSTPQAADLIDALYSSIITAGTFKASSIRVAEAAKVIENTQRDVNIALVNELAVLFQRLGIDTEEVLKAAGTKWNFLPFRPGLVGGHCIGVDPYYLTHKAQEVGHHSEMILAGRRINDGMGDHAGQLVLDAMISKGTAPASARVLMLGVTFKENCPDIRNTLVARTISYLQARGVTVDVHDPWVDAEEARKELGLDLVEAPEKGAYDAAVLAVAHDAFEQMGAKGVKEFLKPAGILADLKWAFDANDTDTRL; this comes from the coding sequence ATGGCGAAACCAGCCGAGCTTCCCGCAGAGATCTCAGGCCTCCGCCCTGCCGTCATCGGCATAGGGTATGTGGGCCTGCCGGTCGCGGTTGCCTTTGGCCATGCTCGCCCGACAATTGCATTCGACGTCAATCCAAAGCGCGTTGCCGACCTGACCGCAGGGCATGACGAAACCCGCGAAGTTGAGCCCGATGAGCTAGCCGCCGCCTCTCAGCTGACATTTGCCTCCAACCCCGATGATCTGGCGAGCGCCAACTTTTTCATCGTCACCGTGCCAACGCCCATCGATGCCTTCAAACGCCCGGACCTGTCCTATCTTGAACGGGCCAGCGAAACGGTCGGCAAGGTCCTCAAGCGCGGCGACATCGTTGTCTATGAATCGACCGTGTTTCCCGGCGCCACTGAAGAGCACTGTGTGCCTGTGCTGGAAAAAGTGTCCGGCCTTAAATTCAATGAGGACTTTTACTGCGGCTACAGCCCCGAACGCATCAATCCCGGCGACAAGAAGCATCGCCTCGCTGACATTCAAAAGGTCACCTCAGGCTCAACGCCACAGGCCGCAGATCTGATTGACGCGCTTTACAGCAGCATCATCACGGCAGGCACTTTCAAGGCCTCGTCCATTCGCGTGGCAGAAGCCGCCAAGGTGATTGAAAACACCCAGCGCGACGTCAACATCGCCCTGGTCAACGAACTTGCCGTTCTGTTCCAGCGCCTTGGCATCGACACGGAAGAAGTGCTGAAGGCCGCAGGCACCAAATGGAACTTCCTGCCGTTCCGCCCCGGCCTTGTCGGCGGCCACTGCATCGGTGTTGATCCCTACTACCTGACCCACAAGGCGCAGGAAGTAGGTCATCACTCGGAAATGATCCTGGCCGGACGCCGCATCAATGACGGCATGGGCGACCATGCGGGCCAACTGGTGCTCGACGCGATGATCTCCAAGGGTACAGCACCCGCCAGTGCCCGCGTGCTGATGCTGGGCGTGACCTTCAAAGAAAACTGCCCGGACATCCGCAACACCCTTGTGGCCCGCACGATTTCCTATCTGCAGGCCCGCGGCGTGACCGTGGACGTGCATGACCCCTGGGTTGACGCTGAAGAGGCCCGCAAGGAACTCGGCCTTGATCTGGTTGAGGCCCCGGAAAAAGGCGCTTATGACGCCGCCGTTCTTGCGGTCGCCCACGATGCCTTTGAACAAATGGGTGCCAAGGGTGTGAAGGAATTCCTCAAGCCCGCTGGCATTCTTGCCGATCTAAAATGGGCCTTTGACGCAAACGACACCGACACCCGGCTTTAA
- a CDS encoding NAD-dependent epimerase, which translates to MTWLVTGAAGFIGSHAAHVLLDRGETVVGLDNLNDYYDVRLKEARLERLASRDGFTFHKASLEDKPALTKIFEQHNIKKIIHLAAQAGVRYSIENPDAYIQANIIGFQHMIDLAKEAKVEHFVYASSSSVYGSNEKMPFATADSVDHPVSLYAATKKANELVAHTYSHLYGLPTTGLRFFTVYGPWGRPDMSLFLFTRKIIAGEPIDVFNHGKHRRDFTYIDDIVDGVIRVADNTPTPNPDYDPLSGDPAASHAPYRVYNIGNNKPVELMTFIETIEKHLGLEAKKNFLPLQPGDVPATYADIEPLRRDTGFEPRTSIDEGIGNFIDWYRTFYN; encoded by the coding sequence ATGACTTGGCTCGTCACCGGCGCTGCCGGCTTTATCGGTTCTCACGCAGCCCATGTGCTGCTCGATCGGGGCGAAACCGTTGTCGGTCTGGACAATCTCAACGACTATTATGACGTGCGCCTGAAAGAAGCCCGGCTGGAACGTCTCGCCTCCCGTGATGGTTTCACTTTCCACAAGGCCTCTTTGGAAGACAAACCGGCCCTCACCAAAATCTTCGAGCAGCACAATATCAAGAAGATCATCCACCTCGCGGCACAGGCCGGCGTGCGCTACTCCATCGAAAATCCGGACGCGTATATCCAGGCCAACATCATTGGCTTCCAGCACATGATCGACCTGGCCAAAGAAGCAAAGGTCGAGCATTTCGTCTATGCGTCCTCAAGCTCCGTTTACGGATCAAACGAAAAAATGCCGTTTGCAACGGCAGACAGCGTGGACCATCCCGTCAGCCTCTACGCAGCCACGAAAAAAGCCAACGAGCTGGTGGCACATACCTATTCACACCTCTATGGCCTGCCAACGACCGGTCTACGGTTCTTTACGGTCTATGGCCCCTGGGGCCGCCCGGACATGTCGCTGTTCCTGTTCACCCGCAAGATCATTGCAGGCGAACCAATTGACGTGTTCAACCACGGCAAGCACCGCCGCGACTTCACGTACATTGACGACATTGTGGACGGCGTCATCCGCGTTGCCGACAACACACCGACGCCGAACCCGGACTACGACCCGCTTTCAGGCGATCCCGCCGCGAGCCACGCGCCCTACCGTGTCTACAACATCGGCAACAACAAGCCCGTTGAGCTGATGACATTCATCGAGACAATCGAAAAACATCTGGGTCTTGAAGCCAAAAAGAACTTCCTGCCGCTCCAGCCCGGTGACGTGCCTGCCACCTACGCAGACATCGAACCCCTGCGCCGCGACACAGGCTTTGAGCCTCGCACGTCGATTGACGAAGGCATCGGCAACTTCATCGACTGGTACCGCACATTCTACAACTAG
- a CDS encoding glycosyltransferase, protein MSSRRVLHVITSLDRGGTEGFLAGLAPKLRARGVEQEIAVMVDGGDHATTLRDAGFVVHELGMSRGVPDPRGLLRLARCMKAFEPDVVQGWLYHANLVAALVKSVAAPSAKLIWNIRSVEMDPADYGWSLRLVVKLGAWLSRRPAAVVFNSDAGRQAHQNLGFAPDRLTVIQNGIDTQKFRPMPDARAAMRASLGLNDATVVAAVIARNDPAKDLPGTIAALDHAGGVTGVFVGTGTDTLDAGQHVTLGMRRDVPEILSACDMVVLGSKSEGFPNAVAEGMAAGLPAVATDVGDVPLIVGDCGRVVPAEDPMALSAAIAAIAQMSPGERAALGARARAHIEQSFSMDVCVDRFAALYEH, encoded by the coding sequence ATGTCCAGTCGCCGCGTCCTGCACGTCATAACATCACTGGACCGTGGCGGCACGGAAGGGTTTCTGGCCGGGCTGGCGCCAAAACTGCGCGCGCGGGGTGTCGAGCAGGAAATCGCCGTGATGGTGGACGGCGGCGACCATGCCACCACCCTGCGGGATGCGGGCTTTGTGGTGCATGAGCTTGGCATGTCCCGTGGCGTGCCTGACCCGCGAGGTCTTCTGCGGCTGGCGCGGTGCATGAAGGCGTTCGAGCCTGACGTAGTTCAGGGATGGCTCTATCACGCAAACCTTGTCGCAGCGCTGGTCAAGTCTGTCGCGGCACCTAGCGCCAAACTCATCTGGAACATCCGGTCAGTTGAAATGGACCCGGCTGATTATGGCTGGAGTTTACGTCTGGTCGTGAAGCTTGGTGCCTGGCTGTCCCGCCGACCCGCAGCGGTGGTCTTCAACAGCGACGCGGGCCGTCAGGCCCATCAAAATCTGGGCTTTGCGCCGGACAGGCTGACGGTCATCCAGAATGGGATTGATACACAGAAATTCCGGCCGATGCCTGACGCGCGCGCAGCCATGCGGGCGTCTCTCGGGTTGAATGACGCAACTGTTGTTGCTGCCGTCATCGCGCGCAACGATCCGGCAAAGGATCTGCCGGGGACTATCGCGGCTCTGGATCATGCTGGCGGCGTCACGGGTGTGTTCGTGGGGACGGGCACGGATACACTGGATGCGGGTCAGCATGTCACTTTGGGGATGCGCCGCGATGTGCCGGAGATTCTCTCTGCCTGCGACATGGTTGTTCTGGGGTCGAAGAGCGAAGGTTTTCCCAATGCGGTGGCGGAAGGCATGGCGGCGGGCCTGCCTGCTGTTGCCACAGATGTGGGGGACGTACCGCTGATCGTCGGTGACTGCGGGCGCGTCGTGCCTGCGGAAGACCCCATGGCGCTGAGCGCTGCAATTGCTGCTATTGCACAGATGTCGCCGGGCGAGAGGGCGGCTTTGGGTGCCCGGGCACGGGCACATATTGAACAGTCATTCTCGATGGATGTGTGTGTTGACCGGTTTGCGGCTTTGTATGAGCACTAG
- a CDS encoding glycosyltransferase — MSAKKPNLMFLIRSLETGGAERQLVALANGLADNGWTISVVTYYPGGDLEETLSPKIGRHDLGKTSRWHLIGPLRTYLSLIRRIRPQAVHSYMDSANLLAAALRLFARPHKLIWGIRTSDMRDGHQDALQKLLFRLETRLSRSADLIIANSQTGLAFAQSQGISTSNGIAIRNGINTDRFSRDEQAGTALRTRLGITADAPVISIVARLDPVKGHGVLLDAFATLNDPKAHLIIAGGGPDALRNSLEAQAATLGLANRVHFLGNVSDTQAVYSASDIAVLSSLYGEGTPNAPAEAMACGTPCVVTELGDGPFVVGDTGETAPPGDAQALSSALGRLLGRVKSEPDLRHRTRARIEEELSVSKLITDTQAAIESTLDKQPLSVL, encoded by the coding sequence GTGAGTGCAAAAAAGCCCAATCTGATGTTTCTGATCCGCAGCCTGGAAACAGGCGGCGCGGAGCGTCAGCTTGTGGCGCTGGCAAATGGTCTGGCCGACAATGGCTGGACCATCAGCGTTGTGACCTACTATCCCGGCGGCGACCTTGAAGAGACCCTTTCTCCCAAAATCGGGCGTCACGACCTGGGCAAAACAAGCCGCTGGCACCTCATCGGCCCGCTGCGGACCTATCTGTCACTCATCCGGCGCATCCGTCCGCAAGCTGTGCACAGCTACATGGACAGCGCCAATCTCCTGGCCGCAGCGCTTAGGCTTTTTGCACGCCCCCACAAGCTCATCTGGGGCATTCGGACGTCCGACATGCGTGATGGCCATCAGGATGCGTTGCAAAAGCTGTTGTTCCGCCTGGAAACACGCCTGTCGCGGTCCGCGGACCTGATCATCGCCAACTCCCAGACGGGCCTCGCCTTTGCACAAAGTCAGGGTATCAGCACCTCCAACGGCATCGCCATCCGCAACGGCATAAACACCGACCGGTTCAGCCGCGACGAACAGGCCGGAACAGCCCTGCGCACACGGCTCGGCATTACAGCCGACGCACCTGTCATCTCCATCGTTGCCCGTCTCGACCCGGTCAAGGGACATGGTGTTCTGCTGGACGCTTTCGCCACCCTGAATGACCCGAAGGCGCATCTGATCATCGCAGGCGGCGGCCCTGATGCGCTGAGAAACAGCCTCGAGGCACAGGCCGCTACCCTTGGCCTGGCAAACCGCGTCCACTTCCTGGGAAATGTGTCAGACACACAGGCCGTGTACAGCGCCAGCGATATTGCTGTCCTGTCATCGCTCTATGGCGAAGGCACGCCCAATGCGCCCGCCGAGGCCATGGCCTGTGGCACACCCTGTGTGGTGACAGAATTGGGTGATGGGCCGTTCGTGGTCGGAGACACCGGCGAGACCGCACCACCTGGCGACGCGCAGGCGCTTTCATCAGCGCTTGGACGTCTGTTGGGTCGGGTAAAGTCAGAGCCGGACCTGCGCCATCGCACACGCGCCCGCATCGAAGAAGAACTGTCCGTATCAAAACTGATTACGGACACTCAGGCAGCCATCGAATCCACGTTGGACAAGCAACCGCTATCGGTTCTCTGA
- a CDS encoding NAD-dependent epimerase/dehydratase family protein, translated as MKVLVTGAGGFAGGYAARRLAALGLDVVALTRSSPVTPPDETDAASRFSVVHADLAAGDELPAMDAVVHAAATSIWDGITVDQMLGDNVAATQALVRHALACEAKAFVFFSSFSAFGDVADDVVSDATPSVNPDAYGLTKLLGERLLEDVRDTLPSLSIRLPAVIGPGSKRNWLSECVRKLKAGLPLSYVNPDVRFNNACHIEDLTQMIFGWLSGDRTGAHMTAVGAGGDMVVRDVVARLAQGLNTTSEISVGDRELRTFLIDSSRAQNEYGYAPMSVSDMLDRFTSENR; from the coding sequence ATGAAGGTGCTGGTCACCGGAGCAGGTGGGTTTGCCGGCGGCTATGCCGCCCGGCGGCTTGCTGCTCTGGGTCTGGACGTCGTGGCCCTCACCCGGTCCAGTCCGGTAACACCGCCTGATGAAACAGACGCTGCGTCCCGGTTTTCCGTTGTGCATGCGGACCTTGCTGCCGGCGATGAATTGCCTGCGATGGATGCGGTTGTGCATGCGGCTGCAACGTCCATCTGGGATGGCATCACGGTTGATCAGATGCTCGGTGACAATGTGGCTGCTACGCAGGCTCTGGTCCGGCATGCGCTGGCTTGTGAGGCCAAGGCATTTGTTTTCTTTTCTTCCTTTTCCGCCTTCGGAGACGTTGCCGATGATGTGGTCAGCGACGCGACGCCGTCGGTCAATCCGGATGCCTACGGACTGACCAAGCTGCTGGGCGAGCGATTGCTGGAGGATGTGCGTGACACGCTTCCATCGCTTTCCATTCGTCTGCCCGCAGTGATTGGCCCGGGGTCGAAGCGCAACTGGCTGTCGGAGTGTGTGCGCAAGCTCAAGGCTGGGTTGCCGTTGAGTTATGTGAACCCGGATGTGCGGTTCAACAACGCCTGCCACATAGAAGACCTGACGCAGATGATTTTTGGCTGGTTGTCAGGCGACCGCACAGGCGCGCACATGACAGCAGTTGGCGCCGGCGGCGATATGGTTGTGCGTGATGTGGTGGCGCGGCTTGCGCAAGGCCTGAACACGACGTCTGAGATCAGCGTCGGCGACCGGGAGCTGCGGACGTTCCTCATCGATAGTTCGCGGGCCCAGAACGAGTATGGCTACGCGCCCATGAGCGTCAGCGACATGCTCGACAGATTTACTTCAGAGAACCGATAG
- a CDS encoding transketolase family protein, with the protein MRNMFSQTLFECASENPDIYIVVADISPAGPMMDFQTNHPDRFINVGVAEQTMIGMCAGLALKGCQPFAYTIATFTLYRPFEMVRDDLGYQNLPVTIVGMGAGVIYSTLGGTHHTMEDVAVASAIPNMRVLAPCDPAELVEATRYCAYQKEGPVYLRIGKAGEPTFTDTAVDKFEFGKIRYIQKGTDVCILAYGTIMAKAMEVAKELEAKGKSVSVVSAHTIKPLDRPGIEAALNGHDQVIVVEDHVPEGGLSSRVKQIAWDVQAKCKLHTFTLKDEFIHNYGSQDDLLAAHGISVPLILEQVA; encoded by the coding sequence ATGCGCAATATGTTCTCACAGACACTCTTTGAGTGCGCCAGCGAAAACCCTGACATCTACATTGTGGTGGCAGACATTTCGCCTGCCGGTCCGATGATGGATTTTCAGACCAACCATCCAGACCGCTTCATCAATGTGGGTGTGGCCGAGCAGACGATGATCGGCATGTGTGCCGGTCTGGCGCTCAAGGGCTGCCAGCCGTTTGCCTACACCATCGCAACGTTCACGCTGTATCGCCCCTTTGAAATGGTGCGGGATGATCTGGGCTACCAGAACCTGCCGGTGACGATTGTCGGCATGGGCGCAGGCGTTATCTATTCAACGCTGGGCGGTACGCACCACACGATGGAAGATGTTGCGGTGGCGAGTGCCATTCCCAACATGCGTGTGCTGGCACCGTGCGACCCGGCGGAACTTGTGGAAGCGACACGCTATTGCGCTTACCAGAAGGAAGGCCCGGTCTATCTGCGCATCGGCAAGGCGGGCGAGCCCACTTTCACGGACACAGCTGTGGACAAATTCGAGTTCGGCAAAATCCGCTACATCCAGAAGGGCACGGATGTCTGCATCCTTGCCTATGGCACGATCATGGCCAAGGCTATGGAAGTGGCCAAGGAACTGGAGGCCAAGGGCAAGTCTGTGTCGGTTGTTTCCGCTCACACGATCAAGCCGCTGGACCGTCCGGGCATTGAGGCAGCGCTCAACGGTCATGATCAGGTCATCGTGGTTGAAGATCACGTGCCTGAGGGCGGGTTGTCCTCTCGAGTGAAACAGATTGCCTGGGATGTGCAGGCCAAGTGCAAGCTGCACACCTTCACGCTCAAGGACGAGTTCATTCACAACTATGGCAGCCAGGACGACCTTCTGGCCGCGCACGGCATCTCGGTACCGCTCATTCTTGAGCAGGTTGCCTAG
- a CDS encoding transketolase — MTATEQNAFDVAAAKDRCKRHRKRILDMTQYVTALHVGGAFSSTEIVDCIYYNLMRPGPNGNPVGDDAPDTFLMSKGHGYMIQVMLLVDLGILTEEHLRGYCTPHGILGVHPDYGNPGIEASTGSLGHGMGMALGMAYAEKTRGTNGTIYTVMSDGEVQEGSTWEATLMASSLGVSNLVAFIDNNNMQSATFTTDTHPSFYPVVEKYQAFGWEAVEVDGHDSEAIFNAVQNRSGDKPLLVNCKTTKGKGVSYMESVPMWHYRSPDPEEYKQAIREIDEAN; from the coding sequence ATGACCGCAACTGAACAAAACGCGTTCGATGTGGCTGCTGCGAAGGATCGCTGCAAGCGGCATCGCAAGCGCATCCTCGACATGACGCAGTATGTGACCGCGCTCCATGTGGGTGGTGCGTTTTCGTCCACCGAAATCGTGGATTGCATCTACTACAATCTGATGCGTCCAGGCCCCAATGGTAACCCTGTAGGCGACGACGCGCCGGACACTTTCTTGATGTCCAAGGGGCACGGCTACATGATTCAGGTCATGCTGCTTGTGGATCTTGGCATCCTCACCGAGGAGCATCTGCGGGGCTATTGCACACCGCACGGCATACTTGGGGTGCACCCGGATTATGGCAATCCAGGCATTGAAGCCTCGACCGGTTCGCTGGGCCACGGCATGGGCATGGCGCTGGGTATGGCGTATGCGGAGAAAACCCGCGGCACCAACGGCACGATCTACACGGTGATGTCTGACGGTGAAGTGCAGGAAGGTTCCACCTGGGAGGCAACGCTGATGGCGTCGTCGCTTGGTGTGTCGAACCTCGTGGCTTTCATCGACAACAACAATATGCAGAGCGCGACGTTCACCACGGACACGCATCCCAGCTTCTACCCGGTTGTTGAAAAGTACCAGGCGTTTGGCTGGGAGGCTGTTGAAGTAGACGGCCATGACAGCGAAGCGATCTTCAATGCTGTGCAGAACCGCTCAGGCGACAAGCCTTTGCTGGTGAACTGCAAGACAACCAAGGGCAAAGGCGTGTCCTATATGGAGAGCGTGCCCATGTGGCATTACCGCTCGCCTGATCCCGAGGAATACAAGCAGGCGATCCGCGAGATCGACGAGGCCAACTAA
- a CDS encoding class I SAM-dependent methyltransferase has translation MAEVNLLSAFPRKKRNIEKRASAKTDELIALSREYGEEYFDGPREVGYGGYRYDGRWVPIAKDMIAHWNLKPGDRVLDLGCAKGFLVKDFMIAEPGIQAFGSDISGYAMMNCEPEVVGRLHQHDLNDPLLFPDDSFDAVICLNTLHNLKRPQLINALSEIQRVARDNKAYVQVDSYRTPEEKEIFEDWVLTAYTYGYPDEWKAIFDEAGYKGDYYWTLILGEDTETE, from the coding sequence ATGGCTGAAGTCAATCTCCTAAGCGCCTTTCCGCGCAAGAAGCGCAACATTGAAAAGCGCGCGTCCGCAAAGACGGATGAATTGATCGCCCTGTCGCGGGAATATGGCGAAGAGTATTTCGACGGCCCCCGTGAAGTCGGCTATGGCGGCTACCGCTACGACGGTCGCTGGGTCCCCATTGCCAAGGACATGATTGCGCACTGGAACCTGAAGCCGGGCGACCGGGTGCTGGATCTTGGCTGCGCCAAGGGGTTTCTGGTCAAGGACTTCATGATTGCAGAGCCGGGCATCCAGGCCTTTGGCTCCGACATTTCGGGTTACGCGATGATGAACTGCGAACCGGAAGTGGTGGGACGCCTGCATCAGCACGACCTCAATGACCCGCTGCTGTTTCCAGACGACAGCTTTGATGCTGTGATCTGCCTCAACACGCTGCACAATCTGAAGCGGCCGCAGCTCATTAATGCGTTGTCCGAAATTCAGCGCGTGGCGCGGGACAACAAGGCCTATGTGCAGGTGGACAGCTACCGCACGCCGGAAGAAAAAGAGATTTTCGAGGACTGGGTTCTCACGGCCTATACCTACGGGTATCCCGATGAGTGGAAAGCCATCTTCGACGAAGCCGGATACAAGGGCGACTATTACTGGACGCTGATCCTTGGAGAGGACACGGAAACCGAATGA